The Ahaetulla prasina isolate Xishuangbanna chromosome 5, ASM2864084v1, whole genome shotgun sequence genomic sequence CACCCTAAACTGAAGATTATAGTTAGAGTTAAGATGGTGCTCCTGAATTGGAAGGTGAGAAAATTTTTAATGTGTATCTTAAATTTTGGTCTCCTGATTTCTTAATCACTGAGTCTGGAAGAAACAACCCTATATATTTTGTATACATCGATACCTAATCTGAGAGAGAACAACATTCTAGAAAACTACAATCTGTACTGTATGACTTGTGGCTTTATAAAAAGGTTATATAGCAGGTTCTTCCTGTGGCCTCTTTATCTTGTTTCTTGACTGGCTGTGCAAGAATGTATCTCAACCAATGACTGCACACTTCAGGGTGTGTGTTCTTGTACGTTATCCGTGTGGTCAGTTTATCCAGATTCTGTTTCCATGAGTTGGATTTTACTTTCACACTTTTTAAAGTCGTAGCCTGTTGAATAAAGAACTGCATAATCATTCTGTTCTTCTTTACTAGATGATGTTAAAATCCAGCAAAATCTTTATTGGGGCCTCCCTATGGTTAGCTTTTTAGTGAGCCTATTTGGAATGATAAAAGAATGTTGTCCATACCATCACAAGTTAACCCTTATGAAGCAAAGGAATTTTTAGAGAATTAATTATAAAGTGCCTGTACAGTATTTTAACTGAGATCATCCTCATAAGGCATTGTTAATGTGATGAAAATTGTAACTATTCCATGACTATGAAGGCCTTCTGAATCATTATAGCTGTTTCAAGGAAGTAATTTGAGTTTGACAAATTCAAATGTTCATTTTCTAGCTATTCTGTTTACATTACTACATTAAAATAACTccgtgattattttttttctattttaggcACTGGAAAATTTTCCATTGCTAATGTACATTTTAGCTGCTAAAACATTAATTCTTTGCTTAGCATTTGCTGGGGTAAAAGTATATCAAAGGAAAAGACTTGAAGAGAAGCTGAAAAGGGAACAAGTAGAAAAGCAgaaaagagaaatggagaaaaaagaatactGAAGATCTAAAGGTATATTTTCACTGGAATCAATGATATTTTATAACAAGTTAAAGAGAACACGCCATCGATTGAAACAATGCATGAAGGGAGTTGTGAAGTGACATGACCCATTCTATTCTCAGGTTGGTCAgaagacctcctcctcctccccccccccctttcttgcaTGAAGGATTTCTACACTTGTGCATATAAACAATTATTTTGCAAGCTCTGAAAACCTGGATGATTTATGTTGCTGATCTCCATATAGATGGCCCCATGGTCTCAATACACAAATGCAAAGATTCTTGATTTGTTTCAAGACTGAAGGGACTTTAATCTGTCAGCTGAGCATTGTACAGCTCCCAAATACATTATGGGGCTAAAAGCATACAATCTAgtaaaaatgcaagaagacatgGGTTGGTGTTTACACCGTGTTATGAGTTGTAACAAGCTTTTATGGCATATACAGTAAACTATAATTAAACAATCGGTGGTTCATTGTTGAATTCAGCCTTTCTTTCAGGGTGTGGGAGTGTTGTCGTAACTTACATTCCTCTGAATAATTTCATGCTTAGTGAGTTTACTAGAATTCTTTGGAACTTCAGTTTAGATTATATATGTCTGATAGGTATTTGAAAAGTCAACTGTCATAGTAGAAGGAGCACTTCTAAATTCCTGTTCTCTCACCCCTTTAAATACAATCATCACCCATAAATATGTACTGCAAGATAACTTATTCTTCTTTTCCTGTGAAAAAATACACTGGTATGGGAATATTAATATGAGGAAAAAAGACCCTGTCAGCTCTCTTCCCATTGCCACCTTCCATTCTCTGACTTTGCCTGATTAAAGACAAAACTCTttccaagaaagaaaaaacaacaacaaccccatatGTCTCATCCTTCAGGTCAtgatcttccagtctttcctgttCAATTGTAGTAGAAGGCTTATGCCAAGATCATCATCTGGAGGTACACTATGGGAAAAATGTCAACTAAAATATTTAACTTAGTACATAAATCATGTTGGAACTGGAGCAGCAGAAGAATATATTTGAGTTAGACACATCTTGACCCAGGAATTTTATTTGAATAAGCTGCACTGCTTGTTTTACTGGGCCTCTTTGGGACAATCTTGTAATGAAGGCTGAAACCGCTCCAACTCTCAGCTTTGCAATTTCAGGATATTCTAAAGAACTGGAAATAATTGCTTTTATTATATGTGGAGTATTTGTCCCGCATCCACATGCACttaatatacaaacacacacacacacacacagacacacacacacacacacacacacacacattgaccTCAGCCTATGGGAACAGAACAACTTTGTCCAACCGTTTACCAAATATGTGCAAAATGTGATTAATGTGCAAAAATGTGATGATTAacaaatatgtataaaatgtgATTAACACTCTGTTCGACAAGTGGGAACACTAATTTATGATCTGAGAGCTTAGTAAGGCTTCTTTTATTATTGTGCTTTTGATTGgcatgttttattatttgatatatgATACTTGCTGCATGCAGAATTTGTGTGAATGGGAATTTACAAAGGTGAGTTTCAGAGCacgaaacaatttggtttcctgGGAAAACAATGAAATTATGAAATGTTATATGGTGCTCTGAACCTCAAATGGCATGTGCATTCGTAAACTGGCTTGAATGGTACCTTTTAGAAATTCAAATGATTACGTTTCTGGAACTATTTTATTTcaaacatttcaaaataaaataatattgtgcTAAAACATCGCATCACAAAATCTGAAGCAACTGTAAGAAACAAATCTTAAAACCCAAATATAAATTACATTTTGTAAGTtgaatttaagaaaaatatttgaataaaaattGAATAGTAGCAGGCAGAATTTTGTGTCAGCTTCTTAGAGAAAGGAGAATGGGAGCTAC encodes the following:
- the SMIM11 gene encoding small integral membrane protein 11; translation: MVLLNWKALENFPLLMYILAAKTLILCLAFAGVKVYQRKRLEEKLKREQVEKQKREMEKKEY